The Medicago truncatula cultivar Jemalong A17 chromosome 4, MtrunA17r5.0-ANR, whole genome shotgun sequence genome includes a region encoding these proteins:
- the LOC11446434 gene encoding two-pore potassium channel 1 isoform X1 has product MGSDETQQLLLSESREHSLLNEKNDLLQRRKPRCGGTSETDINLQQEQNGVLQSPLSPQCITEKQEAEFKFRLVFLCLAAYLGTGTLCFYLTSYQIEGIKTNGFLDALYFCVVTMTTVGYGDLVPNSTIAKLLACIYVFTGMALGGLILSKAADYIVEKQEIFLAESMCKAENFGLQEVAKELGTKKSKYKFVLAVATFFVLMIAGTVFLYFIENLDFVDALYCVCSTVTTLGYGDKSFSTAAGRIFAVFWILSSTICLAQSFAYLAELYTEDRQRSLAKMVLTRKLSLSDLEAADLDGDKAVSAAEFVVYKLKEMGKINQEDISAVMESFRKLDCDQSGTLTEADIRNSELS; this is encoded by the exons ATGGGCAGTGATGAAACTCAACAGCTATTGCTTTCAGAGTCAAGGGAACATTCTCTTCTCAATGAGAAGAATGACCTTCTTCAGAGAAGAAAACCGCGGTGTGGCGGCACTTCAGAGACAGATATCAATCTGCAGCAAGAACAGAATGGTGTCCTCCAATCCCCTTTATCTCCCCAATGTATAACTGAAAAACAAGAAGCAGAATTCAAGTTCAGGCTAGTGTTCTTGTGTTTAGCAGCATACCTAGGCACAGGTACCTTATGTTTCTATCTAACAAGTTACCAAATTGAAGGCATAAAAACAAATGGATTTCTTGATGCCCTTTATTTCTGTGTTGTGACAATGACTACTGTTGGATATGGAGATCTTGTTCCAAATAGCACTATAGCAAAACTCCTTGCATGCATTTATGTCTTCACTGGCATGGCTCTTGGTGGCTTAATTCTTAGCAAAGCAGCAGATTACATTGTTGAGAAACAGGAAATATTTCTTGCTGAGTCCATGTGCAAGGCTGAAAATTTTGGTCTACAAGAGGTTGCTAAAGAACTTGGAACTAAGAAAAGCAAATACAAGTTTGTGCTTGCAGTAGCCACTTTTTTTGTGCTCATGATTGCAGGAACTGTTTTTCTGTATTTTATTGAGAATCTAGATTTTGTGGATGCACTCTATTGTGTTTGTTCCACGGTCACAACTTTAGGTTATGGGGATAAGAGCTTCTCGACTGCTGCTGGTAGGATTTTTGCCGTGTTTTGGATATTGAGCAGCACCATTTGCTTGGCTCAGTCTTTTGCTTATCTTGCTGAACTCTATACTGAAGATAGACAAAGATCACTGGCAAAAATGGTTCTCACCCGAAAATTATCACTCAGTGATCTTGAGGCAGCAGATCTTGACGGAGACAAAGCTGTCAG TGCTGCAGAGTTTGTTGTATACAAGTTGAAGGAAATGGGAAAGATCAACCAAGAAGATATTTCAGCAGTGATGGAGAGTTTTAGAAAACTAGACTGTGATCAATCAGGAACTCTGACTGAAGCTGATATCAGAAATTCTGAACTATCTTAA
- the LOC11439576 gene encoding peroxidase 7, whose protein sequence is MKFHYLSLFLLVIILELSTNVYGLMPKRSLKPLLPPPEALLSIGHYHSTCPDAEGIISQKVFAWVKKDPTLAPSIIRLHFHDCAVRGCDGSILLNHVGSERTAFASKTLRGFQLIDEIKAELERRCPRTVSCADILTAATRDATILAGGPFWEVPFGRKDGKISIAKEANLVPQGHENITGLIGFFQERGLDMLDLVTLSGSHTIGRSTCYSVMNRIYNFNGTGKPDPSLNIYYLKMLRKRCKKDLDLVHLDVITPRTFDTTYYTNLKRKAGLLSTDQLLFSDKRTSPFVDLFATQPFVFTSQFAVSMVKLGNVQVLTRPNEGEIRVNCNYVNRV, encoded by the exons ATGAAGTTCCACTACCTATCATTGTTCCTTCTTGTGATCATCTTAGAGCTAAGCACCAATGTCTATGGTCTCATGCCTAAAAGATCATTGAAGCCCTTATTACCACCTCCTGAAGCCTTGCTTTCCATTGGTCACTATCATTCAACATGTCCAGATGCTGAAGGCATTATCTCACAAAAAGTTTTTGCTTGGGTTAAGAAGGACCCCACCTTGGCACCATCCATCATCCGCTTGCATTTTCATGACTGTGCCGTTAGA GGATGTGATGGATCAATTTTACTTAACCATGTGGGAAGTGAGAGAACTGCTTTTGCGAGTAAAACCTTGAGAGGGTTCCAATTGATTGATGAAATCAAAGCTGAACTAGAGAGAAGGTGTCCAAGAACAGTGTCATGTGCTGACATTCTCACTGCTGCTACAAGAGATGCAACCATTTTAGCAGGAGGACCATTTTGGGAAGTTCCATTCGGCCGAAAAGACGGCAAGATTTCAATAGCCAAAGAAGCCAATTTGGTTCCACAAGGACATGAAAATATCACAGGTTTGATTGGATTTTTTCAAGAAAGAGGACTTGACATGCTTGATTTGGTTACTCTCTCAGGTTCACACACAATTGGGAGAAGCACTTGTTATTCTGTTATGAATAGGATTTACAATTTCAATGGAACTGGTAAACCTGACCCATCACTTAACATCTATTACTTGAAGATGTTAAGGAAAAGATGTAAAAAGGATTTGGATTTGGTTCACCTTGATGTTATAACACCAAGGACTTTTGACACAACCTATTACACAAACCTTAAGAGGAAGGCTGGATTGTTGTCAACAGATCAATTGTTGTTTTCAGATAAAAGAACATCTCCTTTTGTGGATTTATTTGCAACACAACCTTTTGTTTTTACAAGTCAGTTTGCTGTGTCAATGGTGAAGCTTGGGAATGTTCAAGTTTTGACCAGGCCTAATGAAGGTGAGATCAGAGTGAATTGCAATTATGTCAATCGTGTTTAA
- the LOC11439079 gene encoding uncharacterized protein, protein MKNLSLKLKIQLPNSSNPSCSLFTPKVFIKPIKVLGIKNFKNPPSKYAIKLREASQISLKHTPTVEDAQRAPSMKLPFLENENSRIVIIGAVSVGILLVLNGMDEQKALAFVPEGPLLEEEFWDNVRRYGLYALTVSTGAIYTILVPIFELLKNPITAILIIAILGGGFYIVSQVLTAMVGVSDFSYDYAN, encoded by the coding sequence ATGAAAAATCTCAGCCTGAAATTAAAGATCCAGCTTCCAAATTCCTCCAACCCCTCTTGTTCTCTTTTCACTCCAAAAGTATTTATCAAACCCATCAAAGTATTAGGcattaaaaacttcaaaaacccACCTTCTAAATATGCAATAAAACTTAGAGAAGCTTCTCAAATTTCCCTCAAGCACACACCAACTGTGGAAGATGCACAAAGGGCACCATCAATGAAACTTCCATTTCTTGAAAATGAGAATTCAAGGATTGTGATAATAGGAGCAGTTTCTGTTGGAATTTTGTTGGTTCTAAATGGAATGGATGAGCAAAAGGCATTGGCTTTTGTACCTGAAGGACCACTTCTGGAAGAAGAGTTCTGGGACAACGTGAGAAGGTATGGTTTGTATGCACTAACTGTTAGTACAGGTGCAATTTACACTATTTTGGTGCCTATATTTGAGCTTCTCAAGAATCCAATTACTGCAATTCTCATCATTGCTATTCTTGGAGGTGGTTTCTACATTGTTTCTCAAGTCCTTACTGCTATGGTTGGCGTTTCTGATTttagttatgattatgcaaaCTAG
- the LOC11446434 gene encoding two-pore potassium channel 1 isoform X2 yields MGSDETQQLLLSESREHSLLNEKNDLLQRRKPRCGGTSETDINLQQEQNGVLQSPLSPQCITEKQEAEFKFRLVFLCLAAYLGTGTLCFYLTSYQIEGIKTNGFLDALYFCVVTMTTVGYGDLVPNSTIAKLLACIYVFTGMALGGLILSKAADYIVEKQEIFLAESMCKAENFGLQEVAKELGTKKSKYKFVLAVATFFVLMIAGTVFLYFIENLDFVDALYCVCSTVTTLGYGDKSFSTAAGRIFAVFWILSSTICLAQSFAYLAELYTEDRQRSLAKMVLTRKLSLSDLEAADLDGDKAVRVCCIQVEGNGKDQPRRYFSSDGEF; encoded by the exons ATGGGCAGTGATGAAACTCAACAGCTATTGCTTTCAGAGTCAAGGGAACATTCTCTTCTCAATGAGAAGAATGACCTTCTTCAGAGAAGAAAACCGCGGTGTGGCGGCACTTCAGAGACAGATATCAATCTGCAGCAAGAACAGAATGGTGTCCTCCAATCCCCTTTATCTCCCCAATGTATAACTGAAAAACAAGAAGCAGAATTCAAGTTCAGGCTAGTGTTCTTGTGTTTAGCAGCATACCTAGGCACAGGTACCTTATGTTTCTATCTAACAAGTTACCAAATTGAAGGCATAAAAACAAATGGATTTCTTGATGCCCTTTATTTCTGTGTTGTGACAATGACTACTGTTGGATATGGAGATCTTGTTCCAAATAGCACTATAGCAAAACTCCTTGCATGCATTTATGTCTTCACTGGCATGGCTCTTGGTGGCTTAATTCTTAGCAAAGCAGCAGATTACATTGTTGAGAAACAGGAAATATTTCTTGCTGAGTCCATGTGCAAGGCTGAAAATTTTGGTCTACAAGAGGTTGCTAAAGAACTTGGAACTAAGAAAAGCAAATACAAGTTTGTGCTTGCAGTAGCCACTTTTTTTGTGCTCATGATTGCAGGAACTGTTTTTCTGTATTTTATTGAGAATCTAGATTTTGTGGATGCACTCTATTGTGTTTGTTCCACGGTCACAACTTTAGGTTATGGGGATAAGAGCTTCTCGACTGCTGCTGGTAGGATTTTTGCCGTGTTTTGGATATTGAGCAGCACCATTTGCTTGGCTCAGTCTTTTGCTTATCTTGCTGAACTCTATACTGAAGATAGACAAAGATCACTGGCAAAAATGGTTCTCACCCGAAAATTATCACTCAGTGATCTTGAGGCAGCAGATCTTGACGGAGACAAAGCTGTCAG AGTTTGTTGTATACAAGTTGAAGGAAATGGGAAAGATCAACCAAGAAGATATTTCAGCAGTGATGGAGAGTTTTAG